DNA sequence from the Phoenix dactylifera cultivar Barhee BC4 chromosome 13, palm_55x_up_171113_PBpolish2nd_filt_p, whole genome shotgun sequence genome:
ACGACGGCGCGCGAAGACGGCGATGGCGTCCATGATGTCGGTCCCGCTGGCGATCTCGAGGACGTGGGAGCGGAGCGCGTTGGGGCTCTCCCTAGTGATGATAACAGGGGGCTTGGGCTTGTTCTTGGACCCAGGGGGGCGTCCGCGGGGGCGGCGGCCGGAGCCGGCATCGACGACTTCAAGGCCGGTGGCGGACAAGTGGTCGTCGGCATTGGTGACGGCTCGGCTGTCGTCTCCGTCGTTGTTGCTGGCGCTGCTGTTGGGGGTGGCGGGGAGGTTGGGTAGTCGgtcttgctgctgctgctcgCGGCGGTGAGGGCTGAGGTGTGAGCTGTTGGGGTTGCGGAGATGGAGGGAAGGGGGGccggcggccgaggaggtgacCACCGGGTCGACCTCTCCCATGCCCACGCTCCCGGACCACCACCGGTTTGCCAGCTCGTCGTCTCCCGAAATTTGCACACAAGACAAGATAGGGAATTCTTTCTCtgctatttctttcttttcttctaaaaaATCATCCTTGTGCAAAAAACTGTTGCATGGATTCCAGTTATAAGCATATTATTactattaatattattaatcGGATCCTctttttgctttctttctttcttcttgctcctGCCGATTTTAAATCTACCGGCTAGACCTTCTTCCCGAATCTTCTACCCTCTTCCTTCATTTGCTGCTACTGTTCGGTTCAGTTCCCGTGAAGATATCCCGGCTAGAATAACCAAAGCCTAGCCCTACTCCAAGGCCTAGCTACCCGGCTTCCTCTTTCTTGCACGAATCCGGTTTTTCGTGAAATATCTTCCAACCAAATGCAAACTGTAGGAAGAGTCCTTCGATATAAAGAAgggcaaaagaaaagaaagagagagagagagagagagagagagagagagagagagagaggagcaagGTTAAGAAAGTCACCACCTTTAAAGTGGCAAGAATAGAATAGAATAAAAGCACCTGCAAGTAAGTCGTCGTCTGTTTCACATGGATGGAAGTCTTGAGAATTCCTTTGAGCAGCGAAGTAGGTGGGCTTTCGCTGGCAAATAAACCCACCGGGCTGCCTTCGTCTCGCCACTTTCTGACACCACGGAATACGGCCGATCTGAGTACTGGAATGTCCCTAGCGCCCAGGACGCCGTGCTTACCCAAGCAATCCTACCATCCGTCCATCAGGAGGAGAAATGAAATTAAATGACCTCTCTCTTCCCACTCTCGTTCCCTCCACCTTCCGACGCGCCCTTTAGATGATTGTTTGAAGACCATTTCTCAGGGAGAtggagatagagatagagatagagatagagatagagagggCTGGGTCCGGGCCGTCGTGGAGGTGCTGCGGTGGCGTGGGGTAACGTGCGCATGAGAAAGTGGTGCGAAGTGGGAGGACGTCACCGTCTCGAGTCCCGACACAGTGGCGAAGGCCAGCATCCGGAACGGGAATCAATCAACGGGTCCGCCCGCCTTCGCCCAGTCTTACATGATCTTCCACCCACCACTCCACCCGCCGATGCATGCGTTTAACGACAGCCAAAGTTGTTGGGAATTTTGCATGCCATCTTTCCTTTGAACACAAGCTCTACGGTTAAGGACCAggttccatatatatatatatatatatatatatatatatatatatatatatatatatatatatatatatatatatatatatatatatatatatatatatatatatatatatttcaattttattggaGGCATCAAGCATAGTTAGAAGAATTATGAGCTGGTTACTTTCAGTTACACGACTTAATTAAATGTATCTTTAGCGAGAACTATAGACGAGAAAGCGCACGAGTACGTTATATATAGCTTGATAAAAGTTGGGTCCAACTGGGATTATAATAATATGTCGAGTGTGATGTTGCGCTGCTTCACACCAACAAAATTGTGGCACCATCTTAGACCAAGACAATTGTAGCCCATCATACCTAAATAACATATTCGTACGTGACatgtaataaaataatataagggTCAGAGCGTACTGTAGCTTATTGGTACCATCGCTTTCCTATCGGGAGGAGGTTTCACATTTAGTTCTCCAGACAAGTTTCCAGTGtaatttcttttcatttcataGAATGATTGGTGCCATTGTCGCTGCACTTTTCtttaaataaaaaggaaagaaattcaaTAGAAAAGTCAAAATGCGTGCACTTAATTAAACTTCTTTCATCTCCCCATCCTCCACTCTTGTCCTTGTATCTGTGTATTCTATAATCCCCCGCGGCAAAATGACATAATGATAAATAGTGTGCTTGTTACGGTTGACTTTATCTTTAATTTTCATCCTCTTTTATGAGTTCCGACCAAGTATTTGTCAATAtaatgctatatatatatatatatatatatatatatatatatatatatatatatatatatatatatatatacacacacacacacacacacacacatcaaGTAAATTTAACTTGTTGCCACCAAATTCGGACTAAGATGGAAGTGCAGCCGAACGACCTTGAGATCAGTTAGAGACGAGCAAAGCAGGCTGATTGAGGAATCAGGCACTGGTCTCCACCACTGGATGGCCTGCAAGAAGTCTACTTGTCGAAGGACCCTTCAATACTTAAGTCAGAATAACGAGTCACAATGTGAAAGAGAGATCTCAACAGAGGGCGATCTTTATGAGTGATAGTGAGTTCTTATTAGGCGCGTAACTCAAGTCTCATGGGTTGCCCCTTTATATAGAAGAGCCAGTCTTGTCATTGCTTGGGCCGATGTGATATGCAATGATGTCAGATAGCGGCCGGTGGTATGGCCGCGGTATCGGAGTCAGTCCGTGTGGGCAGAGTGTGACGTAGGTCTCACGCAGGACGTGAGGCAGCCATGACTGCGACTGCCAGGGCCGTCGGTTGTTAGGGATATCAGCCTTAGTCGACGTGTGCTAATAGTTTCCCTCAGCTGGCAACATCTTGGTTGGAGCTAAAGTCGTTAACCTCAGTCCATGTTTGAGGTCAGGAGGTCGGTTTGGCTAAGATCAAGGTGTCCCATATTTTTTTCATCACTTGCCCTCTACTTTTGAGGTCGAACTATATTCTGGTTTGGGCGATCGAAATCGAGTAGGTACCTCAATTGAGAGTGAGACCTTCATCAAGAAAGTTAAGCGCGTCGATCGGTTTTTTTCGAAGTGTCTCCGAATTCAGGCCATCTCGAAACATCATCATTACGGGGCGACTCCAATATGCCATTAATGCAGTGATTCGACGAATCCTCCCATCGCACCCTAGAGGACCCGTGGCTCAATTTGTTCGGGCAAGGAGATCGATGCTTCAATCGAGGTCGTCCGCTCCTTTATAAGGGCGTTTCTAACCTTCATGCTCTACCTTTTGCTCCATTTGCTCTTTTACCCGAGTGCCCAAATGTCTAAGCCCCTAAGTGGTGTTGTGGAGAAGTCCTCCATTTCTGGCTCCGATTTTCTTTGTGCTTCTCTGTTCCCAGCGGGTTTTCATTCCTTGGTTGTTGGGCCCTcctcttactttctttttctttgcctCTTCGTCCTtctttatcttcttcttgttcttttgcCTTTTCATCCTACTTTGTCTTTCTTATTATGAACAAGCACAAGGCTGATGCCTCGGAAGGGAAATGGTTATTGGGCTACTTTTTTCTGGCTCGACACTCGTTAACTCCGGCTGAGCCCGAGGTCCAATCGGGCTTTGATCGCGAGGTGTTCGTCCTCACAGAAGAGGAGATGGACCTTGCCCAAGCCTAGCACTTTGTTTCCCTTGAGTTTGTCTTCAAGCTCGCCAATCCAAATGACTGGGTTACCCAATCTCCTCCTAACCGGCTTGGCCTGTATGAGGAGACTCTAAAGACCAGGCTAAGATTACCTCTTCATCCTTTCTTTGTTCAGCTGATGAGGACCTACAACCTTGTCCAAACCCAATTGGGTTGGAACTCCTGGCGGGTTCTTGATAGTTTTCtatctttttgttttctttgggGCTTACAGGCCTTGATTTTCCTCTTCTGAAGGTGTTTTACTCTAAAGAAGCACCCTTAGGACAGTGGCTGGTGGTACTTTTCTCCTCGAAAAGATTGCCAGCTAAACCAATATGCTTCCTTTTCCACCCATGGATGGAAAGGGAGGTTCTTCTTTATCCACTCTGAGTAGCCGTGGGGGTTCGAGACAACATGTAGGGCACCCCGGACCGACTGGAGTCGGCCCCCAAAGTTATCTGGTGATGATCAAAGGGCCATGGATAGGCTTCTAAAATCTCGATCCAAGGCGCCTGCCTTGCCGGAGCTGCTATTTAAGGAAAGTTTAATTAACGTCTGTCTGCGCATGGCCAACCCTCTGGGTAAGCTCCTCTTGAACTCTCCCTTTATGACCTTGTTGTATTCCTTCTTGACTTCGCCTTTGGTTTCGCAGTTCTCACTGGCATGAAATTTGATCCTTCGTAGGTTCATGAGAGGAGGGTGAAGAAGAGGTCGGCAGTGATCAAAGGGGATGAGGCTCCTCGGAAGGAAAGGCAGAATGGGAAGTCTTCTTTGGTTGTTGCCGTCGAAACCGCTATGGAGGTTGGGGCCCCTTAGAAGAAAAGGCTGATGGAGGAATCTTCCTCAGCCGCCTCCGATGAAGCCACCATCGAGGTTCCCCCCGAGGCTCTAATTCCCAAGGTCTGTGGCCTGGCTCGATCTAGTCCGAGCTTGTCCACCTGCCAGGAGCACCCTCCTGCCTTGGGTCGCGCTCCTAGGTTTTACTCTTTGCGGTGGTCTGTCCGGGAGTCAGCTCAGCTCGGGCAAGCCTCGAGGTGGCGATGGAGTTGGTCGAGGCCATGCAGCTTCCAGCCAACACGAAGACCATATACTCTGCTGGCCTCAATGAGTTTATCAACGATGCCTACACTAAGGTCATTCAGGTAGGTTATTGACCCGCAAACTTTCATATGGTTTTTTACTTTGGTTACTGATTCTTATTTTCCTCTCCAACATACCCATGTGGTCAGCGAGACGCTGCGGTTGATTGAGAAGTTCACGAAGCATATTTTGACACTTGAGGGGCAATAGAAAGTTGTCGTAGAGAAGGCCCAGCTGGCCAAGGCAAAGACCATGGCGGCCAAGGCGAAGGCCAAGTCGGCCGAGGATGATCTAGGTTGGTGGAAGCCTACACCTCGGCCACGTGGACCGAGGAGGAGGTGAAGGAGGCCTTGCTGTCCGCAACTAGAAAATCCCTCAAAGCCGCCAATTTGAGAGTGGCAGATCTTTTTGCAAAACTGGCCTAGGCCGAGTAGAGGGCCCGAGAGGCTGAATAGCAAGCCAACAAGGCGAACCGATGAGTCGCCGAGGCCAATGAGCGGGCCCTTCGTGCCAACATGAGGGTCACGAAAGTAGTTGAAGAGTATCGCTCTTTAGAGGAGTTGCGAGAGGAGGCCTCGGTCATGGTGGAAGTGGCAGTACTTCTAGCAACTCTGAGTCATTAAGCCCTTCATCGGATGCAGAGGGCGCAGGTTGCCtcgaccctcaatctccatgaggatttgggCCCTCGGGGCGTTGAGAGGGAtatatctctcaaactttcGAGGAGGGCTCTTGGGTCATTGCAGGCCCCTCTCGTGTTGAGGTGAGATACGCCTCGACTCTCTTCGCTTCCTGCATCCCCTCTTGCTTCCTTGGGGGGTCTCCTACTGGTTGACTCACGGCGGAAGGTCATGACTTCCTCAACGTGGGCATATTTGTTAGCCCACGCCATCATTTTGGCAAAGTCGTCGGGGAATCACTTTCCTAGGGAGAAAAGGAAGCTCGATGGCTGCAGGCCATACTTCATTGCAGACATTGCTACTGACTGGTCTAGGTAGCGGACCTCTAACATCACTGCGTTGAAGCGGGTGACATATTTCCTAAGAGATTCCTCTCCCCTTGCTCGATGTCGAGTTGTGCATCCGAGCTGCGACGACGTCTTCAGTTGGAGACGAAGCGTGCTACGAAGATGTAGGCGAGCTACCGGACAGAGTGGATGGATTTAGGCTGAAGCTTGGAGAACAAGAACCTAGCCGCGTTGCAAAAGGTCCCAGGAAATGCCTTGCAAAAAATGGCGTCGGTGGTTTCGTACGGCATTATGAGATCCTTGAAGCTCTTAAGGTGATCCAAGAGGTTCGAGGTGCCATCATATGGTTCTACTTGCGGCATCTTGAACTGATGTAGGATTGGTTCTTCCATGGTCTCTCAGAAAAAGGGAGCTTCGAGGAGAAGTTCAGATTGTTGCTCGCCTTTGGAGCATGTCCTTTGAGGGTTTGAATTTGTCCGCCCATTTTCTTGATTCTCCTATCGAGGTCAACTTCCTGCTGGGGAGGGAGCTCCACGAGGCGAATAGATGAGAGGCTCTGAACGAAATCCTCGCTATAATGAGGACTTGGAGTGTATTGTTTTCCATTTTGGCTAGGAGCAATCCACCGAATGTGTCGACTCTGACGAGATCGTTCCCGATCTTGGGAGTAGTGGCTGACCATGCGAATGCGGTGCATCAGTGAGTGAGAGTGGGGGCTGGGTTGGCCAAATTCCGGCCAAGCCTTCTTTGGTCGCGCCATTGCTTATTGCAGGTCCTACACCGCCGTGGTTAATGATTGCACCTGTTGAGTGAGTAGGTCGAACTACTCCTTGTTTCCAGGAGTTTGGGGCTCTGCAATGACCCTCGAGAAGTTGGAACGCGACGTTGCGAAGCAGGCGATGCACCGCGGGTTTCTCGCTATCTTATGCTGGTTGTCTCTTCCTCCAATTGAAGTTGATGTAGTTGAGGGTTTGGCCCTTCTTCTAGTGCCAATCAGTTGTAGTCGAATCTAGATCGAGGTGGGAGTGCAGCTCAGACGACCCTGAGATCAGTTGGAGGCCGGCTGAGCGGGCCGGTTTAGGCGTTAGACACTAGTCTCCTCCACTAGGTGGGCTGCAAGAAGTTTACTTACCGGAGAATTTCCGGCGGAgaaccctccgatgcctaagtcagaataaCGAGGCAACAGTATGGAAGGGAGAGATCTTAGTAGAGGATAGTCTTCGTAGGTGATAGTGAGTGTTTATTATATGTATACCTCAAGTCCTCCGGGTTGCTTCCTTTATATAGAGGAGCCAGTCTTGTTGTTACCTAAGTCGACGTGACGTGCAATGATATCGGCAATGGCTGGTTGTACGGCCGCGACGCGGTGATTAGTCCGCATGGGCAGAGTGCGATGCATGTCTGATATGGGATGTGGGGCTATGACGACTGCAAATTGCTAGGGCTGACGATTGTTTGGATTGTCAGCTCTCGTCGATCCGTGCTGATGATTCTGATCGGTTGAAGATGCAACGGTTAGAGCTAAAGTCGTTTATCTTGATTTATGTTTAAGATCAAGAGGGTTGGTCTAGCTTGAAGTTGAGGTGTCATGTATTTTTTCCAATAGAATTTGGATCATGCGAATGTATTTTATTGGCTTATAAATATTGGCCGTCGGGCTGTATTGTGTTATAAATGGTATTCCATTGGGTTACGCACGTCTAGCAGTATTCTATGATATTTTGACTTGATTAAAATCTGATCCAAACCATACGCGATTTTGAAATGCTCATGAAATTGAAGGGATTGTACAGAAAACTATTTGGGCGATATCTCTAGTGTCATTAACTCAACATTGACAGGTCCCTATTGGAGGTTGTACCCCTTCACGAATCGAGCCGTGCCGGGGCAGCACCCAGTTCCGGAAGGAGGAAGCTGTACCGACCCCACCCTACGTGTCGGAAGCGCAGCTGGTACCTAACCTTGAATTGGCCCTCTCATGAGTTGACAGCTTGATTTGATGTGAAGGCACTTGGCTTTACGGTTGGTTGGCCCAGAGATCGTCCTGGCCATCGAACTGCCACAGGAACCTCAGGCCCTGGATCGCGTTTTAGGTGGCGCGTGGCATCCATGGGCGAGAGGACATGACTGTGCCCTGCACCGGTTCCAATCTCGGTACTTGTGGCTTTAGAGTGGTCCGGTGGCAagtactcaaaaaaaaaaaaaatgcccaTCGCTTCACATGGGTTTCGGAAGAAGCAGCGAGGCACAGTAAATGATATAAATTAATTAAAGCTGCACCACCAAAGCATTGAGCCAGATCTTAATTAGATGCCTGGGGTGGCATCCATCATCCCCCCAACCTAatccaacaaaaagaaaaaaaaaaaatctaaaaaaaatatttttattattttttagtagCTGAACGTGCGCCGATTATAAtacttgtaattagatttgaatagacttAAACTTATAGTCTGATAAAAACTTAAATGgagagagagtatgtgagggCTAGGCATATGAGAGGGCTAGGCGTATGTTTAATTTTATATCGattatttgcaaaaaaaattttaaatatttatatagaattaaaaaattttaaaaaatattttttcaataaattTTTGGCCGAGTTCTTAGATTATGATAATTATTGCACAGCCATCTATGGCCATTCTATAGATGCGGCGGCGTAGATTTTTTTAGAGCACGTGGCACCATGAAGCAATGTAGCGTATGCCAAGCACTCCAAAACCGTATCATGGATTTCTTTCCTTAACCCGGGTCAAGGGGCTTGCAGCTGCAGGAATACAGCCGGATTTGCAAGCTTGGACGTTTTAACTTGTACCAATCAGTACtggtgaaaaagaaagaaaaagaaaagatcgtCTCCAGCCTTTCCCCCTATGATGACTATTTTCTGAGTCAATAGTCATTTATTTGTGCATCGTGTTGCACTCGCTAATGCATTAAATATATAAGCTTATAAACAAAGTATTAAGTTGTCAGATTTGCATTAAAATGGGAAGCAGGATATGATTCAGCAATAAATTGTcagtttattttaattaaaacataatgCTTTTCAGCAATAAATTTGTGATCTAAGTGATATAAATTTGAAATATGAAAATGATCTTACTGCATGAGAGGTTAAGATTGTGCATAGCCGATCCCCCCTCCTATGAAACATTCTTTTTATTTACTTTTATATGTGGCATATGAAAGGCTTCAAATCTGATATGCAAGTTGATACTGCCATTTTTTGCATGATAAATCTTCCATACTTTCTTGTATGTACATCACATGTGCCAAACAAATATAGTCGAATGTGGAACCACAATCATAGCTAGcttaattagttttttttttcttttttcttgcagaGTAGTAGTTCTGAGCTCCTGCACTAGGCTTCTCCCATCACATTATGCTATGCTGCCTGGTGTGAGCTTAGAAAAGCTGTACAAGGCATTCATGGTTGCCTCATAAACCAATATATGCAGAAGAATCTCAGAACCAGCAGCAACCACACTAAATTTGGTAGGCACAAGATGGCGATCGCGTCCGGCTGCAATGTTCCCATGCAGACTGGGAACATTGCCTTATAAAGGGTATTGCCTGTCTGAAGGGACGGCAGGCCTTGGGTTTCGGTGTGGCTCCACATGCAGACTGGGAGAAATTCCCGAGGCGATGAATGGGGGACAGACGGATCGGATCAACTGCACGCCCACTCCACCGGCTTATAAAGACTAAATTCTATGCACCTCCCCTGTTtgcttctttttattatttgctTCTCCGGAGTTTGATTGAAGACACACCTACCTCTAAAGTTGAGGCACCCATTGGCACAAATTATAGAACAAAAATTCATATAGGGCGGCACCAGAGAAAGAAATATGGAACAGGTTTTCTATTTTGCTATATGTCCTTAGTGCCCATCTTAAAGAAGAAACTAAAAAATCAGAAACTTTTTCTACTAATAGAGTCGTCAATTCCATGTTTGGAATAAaaaccaaagaagaaaaaaaaatcacgtgTGGCAtcctctctcttccttatcAAGCCTCTCCATCGGCCTTTTTCCTCGTCAAGCCATCTCACCTATTCACAaagtcttccttcttctttttaagtcACTTTTTCCTCCTCTAAATCTCTCTCACTTTTTCAAGATCTTTGCACTTAAAAGTTTAAAAAATCTAAGAAATGAGATgtatatattttcttacattGAATAAAGCTAAAATATTATGTACTATTTATTGGTACTGATAAtaccatattttaaaaattatgtacCGATTTATCTATACATATGTATTGGCTTACTAGATGACTAACTTACTTGACGCATATCACTTGGTAATATAGTATGTACTAATAAAAAGTATATTTTGAAAACTGTATATCGATTTATTTGGAGGTGTATCTTGGATCACTGCAGGATGTATATCAAAAAAGCTTGCAATATGTATTAGAAAGTCGATGAGTGTGTATCACCTGtcctaggggtggcaaaatatgatccgacccgtgttcgacccgccataaacaggtttgggtttggcctaaacaggttcgggtcgtaaacaggtcgactcgtttaacctgtttattaattgggtcggatacgggttttagatgtctgacccgtttaaaccgtttaacccgtttaactgttgggcaggttaaacaggtctaaacaggttaaacgggttaaacaggttaaataggtctaaacaggttaaacgggtctaaacaggtctaaacaggtcgggttgggcaggttaaacaagttgggttggacagattaaacaggtctaaacaggttaaactggtcaggttgggcaaacaggttaaacaggtcgggtcgggttgggtaaacaggttacctgtttattaaataggttaaacgggtcgggtcgggttacctgtttaataaacaggtcaggttcaggtttgcaattcctgacccgtttaataaacaggtcgggttcagatttatagttttctgacccgacctgtatttgacccgacctgttt
Encoded proteins:
- the LOC103716752 gene encoding AT-hook motif nuclear-localized protein 15-like translates to YAYNWNPCNSFLHKDDFLEEKKEIAEKEFPILSCVQISGDDELANRWWSGSVGMGEVDPVVTSSAAGPPSLHLRNPNSSHLSPHRREQQQQDRLPNLPATPNSSASNNDGDDSRAVTNADDHLSATGLEVVDAGSGRRPRGRPPGSKNKPKPPVIITRESPNALRSHVLEIASGTDIMDAIAVFARRRQRGMSILSGSGVVTNVTLRQPAAPPGAIVTLHGRFEILSLSGAFLPAPSLPGASGLTVYLAGRQGQMVGGSVVGELVASGPVMVIAATFANAIYERLPLGDEEPEAAAAPPGSEGVSLQQSPRANGGSSLQQSHGGMGVDPSSLPPLYNLPPNLLPSGQLPHDVFGAWASSASRPPSSY